One segment of Purpureocillium takamizusanense chromosome 7, complete sequence DNA contains the following:
- the YCF1 gene encoding ATP-binding cassette glutathione S-conjugate transporter ycf1, variant 2 (EggNog:ENOG503NXEW~TransMembrane:16 (o64-85i106-124o136-155i167-186o198-218i302-320o358-379i438-456o462-481i542-563o575-601i980-1004o1024-1051i1112-1138o1208-1229i1241-1260o)~COG:Q), with protein sequence MDRYGAQQVLLRTGSFTGLRPVQQLGSGYLTATASFKQPLCGNAEGWGPLSPYRYDFTPCFIDVWVATVAVYGLVFGPVAIWWLLKKKQQLENGASKNLHFYIKQLLLAAIIADVAVQLAFQIIEYRNIWAGDFRVWTTVLTILSLGVIFSIQWLEHSRLRNANGVVLFYWLLLIISLAVKLRSLISQQIYDTNLPYFITYCVGLGFSVVEFLVEWLWPRSSTPRGYEAISEDEECPLEYATVFSKLTFSWMTPMMKYGYKVFLTENDLWGLTRSDQTKNTGEAFEDAWQHELKKRSNSPSLWLALFRAYGGPYVIAALFKVGNDVAQYIQPQLLRILINFVKSYEDGQEPQPVIKGAAIALAMFACAVFQTSMVHQYFQRAFETGMRIKGGLASTIYRKSLRLSNEGRSSKTTGDIVNYMAVDAQRLQDLTQFAQQAWSAPFQIIICMVSLYNLVGWSMMAGIVVMIIMMPVQGFVARIMKNLQKDQMKNKDARSRLINEIINNMKSIKLYAWGSAFMNKLNYVRNEQELKNLRKIGATQAFANFTWNTAPFFVSCSTFTVFVLTQDRPLSTDIVFPALALFNLLTFPLAVLPMVITSIVEASVAVGRLTSFLMAEELQPNAITIKPAPEEMGEETVLVRDATFSWNRHENKHALKDVDYTAYKGELSCIVGRVGSGKSSFLSSILGDLWKVKGEVEVRGTVAYATQQSWILNATVKENIVFGYRYDSEFYERTVKACALLDDFAQLPDGDETVVGERGISLSGGQKARVALARAVYARADIYLLDDVLSAVDSHVGRHIIDNVLGPRGLLSTKTRILATNAIAVLRQASYITLLKDGEVAEKGTYNQLVSRKGHVFDLLRTAGHDSNGSGSSSASPPSSETSTVIEPETAQDKEEMEEALEAVPEMAPIKSASMGDKPRSSSMATLRRASTASFKGPRGKLTDEEVAGNTRTKQAKEFVEQGKVKWSVYGEYAKENNLFAVGIYILALLASQTANMGGSVWLKEWSDHNQETGSNENIGKYIGIYFVFGIGSSALTVVQTLILWIFCSIEASRKLHERMANAIFRSPMSFFDTTPTGRILNRFSSDIYRVDEVLARTFNMLFVNLAKSGFTLVVISFGTPAFIALIIPLSLAYYFIQRYYLRTSRELKRLDSVSRSPIYAHFQESLGGVTTIRAYRQQQRFELENEWRVDANLRAYYPSISANRWLAVRLEFIGGVVILAAASFAIISVTNHSGLKPGMVGLSMSYALQITTSLNWIVRQTVEVETNIVSVERVLEYARLPSEAPEIIPGKRPPVAWPAKGEVDFKNYSTRYREGLDLVLKNISLDIKSHEKIGVVGRTGAGKSSLTLALFRLIEPATGNIDIDDLDTSSIGLLDLRRRLAIIPQDAALFEGTVRDNLDPGHVHDDTELWSVLDHARLKDHIANMDGGLEAKINEGGELKSEPNPTPLSHPTCRVVRRRLDRLSIPCPSCWSVCLCSLLSHGIESIHTRLSLAAAVNTAPPAGRRGHGGPWAGIHSLRPSRITREFNLAEMLTGIFFFFLCIRVQPLAGPTAARLSCPCYAHAVQHPRARRGHRGSRH encoded by the exons ATGGATCGGTACGGCGCCCAGCAGGTCCTCCTGCGAACCGGCTCCTTTACGGGGTTGAGACCGGTTCAGCAGCTTGGGAGCGGCTACctcaccgccaccgcctccttcAAGCAGCCGCTCTGTGGTAACGCTGAGGGTTGGGGACCGCTGAGCCCGTACCGCTACGACTTCACGCCATGCTTCATAGACGTCTGGGTTGCGACCGTGGCCGTGTATGGGCTCGTGTTCGGACCCGTCGCTATTTGGTGGCTACTCAAAAAGAAGCAACAGCTTGAGAATGGAGCCTCCAAGAACTTGCACTTCTATATCAAGCAG ctgctcctcgcggcgATCATCGCAGATGTTGCCGTGCAATTAGCATTCCAAATCATCGAATACCGAAATATATGGGCTGGCGACTTCCGTGTCTGGACTACGGTCTTGACCATCCTCTCCCTGGGCGTCATCTTTTCGATACAGTGGCTTGAGCACTCGCGCTTGAGAAATGCCAACGGAGTTGTCCTTTTCTACTGGCTTCTGCTCATCATCTCTCTTGCAGTCAAGCTGCGCTCTCTCATATCTCAGCAAATTTACGACACCAATTTGCCCTACTTCATCACCTACTGCGTTGGTCTCGGCTTCTCCGTGGTCGAGTTCTTGGTAGAGTGGCTTTGGCCGCgaagctcgacgccccgCGGATACGAGGCCAtctccgaggacgaggaatGCCCTCTGGAGTATGCCACCGTCTTCTCGAAGCTGACCTTCTCGTGGATGACGCCTATGATGAAGTATGGCTACAAGGTATTCTTGACAGAGAATGACCTCTGGGGCCTGACCAGGTCGGATCAGACAAAAAACACGGGAGAAGCCTTCGAGGACGCCTGGCAACATGAGCTGAAGAAGCGGTCCAACTCGCCATCTTTGTGGCTTGCTCTGTTCCGCGCATATGGTGGCCCCTATGTCATTGCAGCCCTGTTCAAGGTTGGAAACGATGTCGCACAGTACATTCAGCCTCAGCTCCTTCGCATCCTCATCAACTTTGTCAAATCATATGAAGACGGCCAGGAGCCTCAGCCAGTCATCAAAGGCGCCGCTATTGCCCTGGCTATGTTCGCCTGTGCCGTATTTCAGACCAGCATGGTC CACCAATACTTCCAGCGAGCTTTTGAGACGGGCATGCGCATCAAAGGTGGCCTGGCCTCGACAATCTATCGCAAGTCTCTGCGACTGTCCAACGAAGGCCGGTCGTCGAAGACCACGGGCGACATTGTCAACTACATGGCTGTTGATGCTCAGCGCCTGCAGGACCTGACACAGTTCGCCCAGCAAGCATGGTCCGCTCCCTTCCAGATCATCATCTGCATGGTCTCGCTGTACAATTTGGTCGGATGGTCCATGATGGCCGGTATCGTTGTCATGATCATCATGATGCCTGTTCAAGGATTTGTTGCCCGAATCATGAAGAACCTGCAAAAAGACCAAATGAAGAATAAGGACGCCAGAAGCCGACTGATCAACGAGATCATCAACAACATGAAGAGCATCAAACTCTATGCCTGGGGCTCTGCTTTCATGAACAAGCTAAACTACGTCCGAAACGAGCAAGAGCTTAAGAATTTGCGGAAGATTGGTGCTACACAGGCATTTGCCAACTTCACATGGAACACGGCCCCGTTCTTCGTTTCCTGCTCCACATTCACCGTCTTTGTTCTCACGCAAGACCGGCCTCTGTCCACTGACATCGTTTTCCCCGCTCTTG CTCTCTTCAACCTCCTGACCTTTCCGCTCGCTGTCCTGCCTATGGTCATTACCTCGATTGTCGAAGCATCAGTGGCCGTCGGTCGTCTGACGTCGTTCCTTATGGCTGAGGAGCTCCAACCCAATgccatcaccatcaagcCCGCCCCCGAGGAGATGGGAGAGGAGACTGTTCTCGTACGCGACGCGACCTTCTCTTGGAATCGCCACGAGAACAAGCATGCGCTCAAAGATGTTGACTACACTGCCTACAAGGGCGAACTCTCCTGCATTGTCGGGAGAGTCGGTTCTGGCAAGTCATCATTCTTGTCTAGCATCCTCGGTGACCTGTGGAAGGTCAAGGGCGAAGTCGAAGTCCGAGGAACTGTTGCGTATGCCACCCAACAAAGTTGGATCCTGAACGCCACCGTGAAGGAGAACATTGTGTTCGGATATCGCTACGATTCTGAATTCTACGAGCGTACCGTAAAGGCCTGTGCTCTTCTGGACGATTTCGCTCAACTGCCAGATGGCGATGAGactgtcgtcggcgagcgtggTATTTCGTTGAGCGGAGGACAGAAAGCTCGTGTTGCTCTTGCTCGTGCTGTCtacgcccgcgccgacatTTACCTGCTGGATGACGTCCTGTCGGCCGTCGATTCTCACGTTGGCAGACATATTATTGACAACGTCCTCGGCCCCCGCGGTCTCTTATCTACAAAGACTCGAATCCTCGCcaccaacgccatcgccgtgctTCGCCAGGCCAGCTACATCACcctgctcaaggacggcgaagTCGCTGAAAAGGGTACTTACAACCAGCTGGTATCACGGAAGGGTCATGTTTTCGACCTCTTGCGGACTGCTGGCCACGACTCCAACGGCAGTGGATCGAGCAGTGCCAGCCCACCGTCAAGCGAGACCTCGACGGTCATCGAGCCTGAGACCGCGCAAGACAAGGAGGAAATGGAAGAGGCACTGGAAGCTGTCCCTGAAATGGCCCCTATTAAATCCGCGTCCATGGGCGACAAGCCGCGCTCCAGCAGCATGGCAACCCTGCGCCGAGCCAGTACTGCTAGCTTCAAGGGTCCTCGTGGGAAGCTCACTGATGAAGAGGTTGCTGGAAACACGAGAACTAAGCAAGCCAAGGAATTCGTCGAGCAAGGCAAAGTCAAATGGTCCGTCTATGGCGAGTACGCTAAAGAGAACAATCTGTTTGCCGTCGGTATCTACATACTGGCTTTGCTTGCGTCGCAGACAGCCAATATGG GTGGCTCCGTCTGGCTGAAGGAGTGGTCTGATCATAACCAAGAGACCGGTTCGAACGAGAACATTGGAAAGTACATCGGTATCTACTTTGTATTTGGCATCGGGTCCTCCGCCCTTACCGTCGTCCAAACCTTGATCCTTTGGATCTTCTGCTCAATCGAG GCGTCTCGCAAACTGCACGAGCGGATGGCCAATGCCATCTTCAGGTCACCTATGTCGTTCTTTGATACGACGCCGACAGGTCGCATCTTGAACAGATTCTCCAG TGACATCTACCGCGTTGATGAGGTTTTGGCGCGGACTTTTAATATGCTCTTTGTGAACCTGGCCAAGTCTGGCTTCACCTTGGTTGTCATCTCTTTTGGAACCCCAGCATTCATCGCTCTGATCATCCCGCTCAGTCTGGCGTACTACTTCATTCAGCGGTATTATCTGCGAACGTCACGCGAGCTCAAGAGACTGGACAGCGTCAGCCGCAGCCCGATCTACGCTCACTTCCAAGAGTCGCTCGGTGGCGTTACCACCATTCGTGCGtatcggcagcagcagagatTCGAGCTTGAGAACGAGTGGCGAGTTGATGCCAACCTCCGGGCTTACTACCCGTCGATCAGCGCCAACCGCTGGCTCGCCGTGAGGTTGGAGTTCATTGGAGGTGTCGTCATcctggctgctgccagcTTTGCCATCATCTCTGTCACCAATCACAGCGGGCTCAAGCCGGGCATGGTCGGTCTCTCCATGTCGTATGCGCTGCAAATAACTACTTCACTCAACTGGATCGTTCGCCAGaccgtcgaggtcgagacGAACATTGTCTCAGTGGAGCGCGTTCTGGAGTACGCCAGACTTCCCAGCGAGGCACCCGAGATCATTCCGGGCAAGCGCCCGCCGGTTGCTTGGCCTgccaagggcgaggtggACTTCAAGAACTACAGCACCCGCTATCGTGAGGGGTTGGACTTGGTCCTCAAGAACATCAGCCTTGACATCAAGTCTCATGAGAAGATTGGCGTTGTTGGGCGGACTGGCGCTGGCAAGTCCTCCCTGACTCTGGCCCTGTTCCGACTCATCGAGCCAGCCACCGGCAACATTGAcatcgacgacctcgacacATCGTCCATTGGCCTGTTGGATCTCCGCCGTCGGCTCGCCATAATCCCGCAAGATGCCGCTCTGTTCGAGGGCACCGTCCGTGACAACCTCGACCCCGGCCATGTCCATGACGACACGGAGCTCTGGAGTGTCCTCG ACCATGCCCGTCTCAAAGACCACATTGCCAATATGGATGGCGGTTTAGAGGCAAAGATCAATGAAGGAGGTGAGTTAAAATCCGAGCCCAATCCCACGCCCCTCTCCCACCCAACCTGTCGTGTTGTGCGGAGGCGCCTGGACAGGCTGTCGATCCCCTGCCCCTCCTGCTGGTCCGTGTGTCTGTGTTCTCTGCTCTCGCACGGCATAGAGAGTATCCACACTCGGCTCTCGCTGGCAGCGGCCGTGAACACGGCACCACCGGCAGGCCGGCGGGGACATGGTGGCCCCTGGGCAGGCATACATAGCCTTAGGCCTTCTAGAATTACGAGAGAGTTTAATTTGGCCGAAATGCTAACTggcattttttttttctttctttgcATCAGGGTCCAACCTCTCGCAGGGCCAACGGCAGCTCGTCTCTCTTGCCCGTGCTATGCTCACGCCGTCCAACATCCTCGTGCTAGACGAGGCCACCGCGGCAGTCGACATTGA
- a CDS encoding uncharacterized protein (COG:S~EggNog:ENOG503P03V) has product MSPCAVLETYDSFEPLSLARVFQSCNSATRFLQNLPCSNSFHPRTEYVIRKAMAPLDAPFQVLVHPYHAPERGTCAYELGDPSSKNAIIFIGGLGDGPHSTPYIRVVAKHLEDARELDYSVFEIRLRSSFIGYGTSSLEEDVEGISALVKYLRSIGRKKIVLFGHSTGCQDCMEYTDYARHNNEPVDGFVLQAPVSDREGLESVYSDYQASIDLASQRIAEGRANDCLPSDKVPPMLAVPMTAYRLHSLCAKGGDDDYFSSDLDAEKVSRFWGRFKEPVLVLHSGKDEFVPGHIDQEALNKRYRDTNPLVSSLSGLIPETGHTVLGDEARQWLAQRLTEFLRTLA; this is encoded by the exons ATGTCTCCATGTGCAGTGCTCGAGACGTACGATAGCTTTGAACCCCTTTCACTCGCGCGTGTCTTCCAAAGCTGCAACTCGGCCACTCGCTTTCTACAGAACCTTCCGTGCTCGAACAGCTTCCACCCCCGTACAGAGTACGTCATCCGAAAAGCCATGGCTCCTCTCGATGCTCCGTTCCAGGTGCTGGTGCACCCGTACCACGCGCCTGAACGAGGAACTTGCGCCTACGAGCTGGGAGACCCATCGTCGAAGAAcgccatcatcttcatcggcgGTCTCGGGGATGGGCCTCACAGCACTCCCTACATCCGGGTCGTTGCTAAGCATCTTGAAGACGCGAGGGAGCTAGATTATTCAGTGTTCGAAATTCGATTGCGAAGCTCCTTCATTGGCTACGGAACATCGAGCCTAGAAGAAGACGTCGAGGGCATCTCAGCTCTCGTCAAGTACCTACGAAGCATTGGTAGGAAGAAGATTGTGCTGTTTGGCCACTCGACTGGCTGCCAA GATTGCATGGAATATACAGACTATGCCAGACACAACAACGAGCCAGTCGATGGGTTTGTTCTCCAAGCCCCGGTCTCTGACAGAGAGGGCCTTGAGTCGGTCTACTCAGACTATCAAGCAAGCATCGACCTAGCCTCCCAGCGGATCGCCGAGGGCAGAGCAAACGACTGCCTCCCAAGCGACAAGGTACCACCCATGCTTGCGGTACCCATGACGGCATACAGACTGCATTCGCTCTGCGCTAAAGG AGGAGATGACGATTACTTCTCTTCCGATCTAGATGCCGAAAAGGTTTCACGATTCTGGGGGCGCTTCAAGGAGCCTGTTCTCGTTCTCCACTCTGGAAAGGACGAGTTCGTGCCCGGCCACATCGACCAGGAGGCGCTCAACAAGAGATATCGCGATACCAACCCGCTGGTGAGCTCGCTGTCAGGACTCATCCCGGAGACAGGCCACACGGTCCTTGGGGATGAAGCTCGGCAATGGCTTGCACAGAGACTCACTGAGTTCCTACGCACCTTGGCTTAA
- the YCF1 gene encoding ATP-binding cassette glutathione S-conjugate transporter ycf1 (EggNog:ENOG503NXEW~TransMembrane:16 (o64-85i106-124o136-155i167-186o198-218i302-320o358-379i438-456o462-481i542-563o575-601i980-1004o1024-1051i1112-1138o1208-1229i1241-1260o)~COG:Q), whose protein sequence is MDRYGAQQVLLRTGSFTGLRPVQQLGSGYLTATASFKQPLCGNAEGWGPLSPYRYDFTPCFIDVWVATVAVYGLVFGPVAIWWLLKKKQQLENGASKNLHFYIKQLLLAAIIADVAVQLAFQIIEYRNIWAGDFRVWTTVLTILSLGVIFSIQWLEHSRLRNANGVVLFYWLLLIISLAVKLRSLISQQIYDTNLPYFITYCVGLGFSVVEFLVEWLWPRSSTPRGYEAISEDEECPLEYATVFSKLTFSWMTPMMKYGYKVFLTENDLWGLTRSDQTKNTGEAFEDAWQHELKKRSNSPSLWLALFRAYGGPYVIAALFKVGNDVAQYIQPQLLRILINFVKSYEDGQEPQPVIKGAAIALAMFACAVFQTSMVHQYFQRAFETGMRIKGGLASTIYRKSLRLSNEGRSSKTTGDIVNYMAVDAQRLQDLTQFAQQAWSAPFQIIICMVSLYNLVGWSMMAGIVVMIIMMPVQGFVARIMKNLQKDQMKNKDARSRLINEIINNMKSIKLYAWGSAFMNKLNYVRNEQELKNLRKIGATQAFANFTWNTAPFFVSCSTFTVFVLTQDRPLSTDIVFPALALFNLLTFPLAVLPMVITSIVEASVAVGRLTSFLMAEELQPNAITIKPAPEEMGEETVLVRDATFSWNRHENKHALKDVDYTAYKGELSCIVGRVGSGKSSFLSSILGDLWKVKGEVEVRGTVAYATQQSWILNATVKENIVFGYRYDSEFYERTVKACALLDDFAQLPDGDETVVGERGISLSGGQKARVALARAVYARADIYLLDDVLSAVDSHVGRHIIDNVLGPRGLLSTKTRILATNAIAVLRQASYITLLKDGEVAEKGTYNQLVSRKGHVFDLLRTAGHDSNGSGSSSASPPSSETSTVIEPETAQDKEEMEEALEAVPEMAPIKSASMGDKPRSSSMATLRRASTASFKGPRGKLTDEEVAGNTRTKQAKEFVEQGKVKWSVYGEYAKENNLFAVGIYILALLASQTANMGGSVWLKEWSDHNQETGSNENIGKYIGIYFVFGIGSSALTVVQTLILWIFCSIEASRKLHERMANAIFRSPMSFFDTTPTGRILNRFSSDIYRVDEVLARTFNMLFVNLAKSGFTLVVISFGTPAFIALIIPLSLAYYFIQRYYLRTSRELKRLDSVSRSPIYAHFQESLGGVTTIRAYRQQQRFELENEWRVDANLRAYYPSISANRWLAVRLEFIGGVVILAAASFAIISVTNHSGLKPGMVGLSMSYALQITTSLNWIVRQTVEVETNIVSVERVLEYARLPSEAPEIIPGKRPPVAWPAKGEVDFKNYSTRYREGLDLVLKNISLDIKSHEKIGVVGRTGAGKSSLTLALFRLIEPATGNIDIDDLDTSSIGLLDLRRRLAIIPQDAALFEGTVRDNLDPGHVHDDTELWSVLDHARLKDHIANMDGGLEAKINEGGSNLSQGQRQLVSLARAMLTPSNILVLDEATAAVDIETDAMLQATLRSPLFSNRTIITVAHRLNTILDSDRVVVLDKGEVAEFDTPAALFKKQGIFYGLMKQAGLEIE, encoded by the exons ATGGATCGGTACGGCGCCCAGCAGGTCCTCCTGCGAACCGGCTCCTTTACGGGGTTGAGACCGGTTCAGCAGCTTGGGAGCGGCTACctcaccgccaccgcctccttcAAGCAGCCGCTCTGTGGTAACGCTGAGGGTTGGGGACCGCTGAGCCCGTACCGCTACGACTTCACGCCATGCTTCATAGACGTCTGGGTTGCGACCGTGGCCGTGTATGGGCTCGTGTTCGGACCCGTCGCTATTTGGTGGCTACTCAAAAAGAAGCAACAGCTTGAGAATGGAGCCTCCAAGAACTTGCACTTCTATATCAAGCAG ctgctcctcgcggcgATCATCGCAGATGTTGCCGTGCAATTAGCATTCCAAATCATCGAATACCGAAATATATGGGCTGGCGACTTCCGTGTCTGGACTACGGTCTTGACCATCCTCTCCCTGGGCGTCATCTTTTCGATACAGTGGCTTGAGCACTCGCGCTTGAGAAATGCCAACGGAGTTGTCCTTTTCTACTGGCTTCTGCTCATCATCTCTCTTGCAGTCAAGCTGCGCTCTCTCATATCTCAGCAAATTTACGACACCAATTTGCCCTACTTCATCACCTACTGCGTTGGTCTCGGCTTCTCCGTGGTCGAGTTCTTGGTAGAGTGGCTTTGGCCGCgaagctcgacgccccgCGGATACGAGGCCAtctccgaggacgaggaatGCCCTCTGGAGTATGCCACCGTCTTCTCGAAGCTGACCTTCTCGTGGATGACGCCTATGATGAAGTATGGCTACAAGGTATTCTTGACAGAGAATGACCTCTGGGGCCTGACCAGGTCGGATCAGACAAAAAACACGGGAGAAGCCTTCGAGGACGCCTGGCAACATGAGCTGAAGAAGCGGTCCAACTCGCCATCTTTGTGGCTTGCTCTGTTCCGCGCATATGGTGGCCCCTATGTCATTGCAGCCCTGTTCAAGGTTGGAAACGATGTCGCACAGTACATTCAGCCTCAGCTCCTTCGCATCCTCATCAACTTTGTCAAATCATATGAAGACGGCCAGGAGCCTCAGCCAGTCATCAAAGGCGCCGCTATTGCCCTGGCTATGTTCGCCTGTGCCGTATTTCAGACCAGCATGGTC CACCAATACTTCCAGCGAGCTTTTGAGACGGGCATGCGCATCAAAGGTGGCCTGGCCTCGACAATCTATCGCAAGTCTCTGCGACTGTCCAACGAAGGCCGGTCGTCGAAGACCACGGGCGACATTGTCAACTACATGGCTGTTGATGCTCAGCGCCTGCAGGACCTGACACAGTTCGCCCAGCAAGCATGGTCCGCTCCCTTCCAGATCATCATCTGCATGGTCTCGCTGTACAATTTGGTCGGATGGTCCATGATGGCCGGTATCGTTGTCATGATCATCATGATGCCTGTTCAAGGATTTGTTGCCCGAATCATGAAGAACCTGCAAAAAGACCAAATGAAGAATAAGGACGCCAGAAGCCGACTGATCAACGAGATCATCAACAACATGAAGAGCATCAAACTCTATGCCTGGGGCTCTGCTTTCATGAACAAGCTAAACTACGTCCGAAACGAGCAAGAGCTTAAGAATTTGCGGAAGATTGGTGCTACACAGGCATTTGCCAACTTCACATGGAACACGGCCCCGTTCTTCGTTTCCTGCTCCACATTCACCGTCTTTGTTCTCACGCAAGACCGGCCTCTGTCCACTGACATCGTTTTCCCCGCTCTTG CTCTCTTCAACCTCCTGACCTTTCCGCTCGCTGTCCTGCCTATGGTCATTACCTCGATTGTCGAAGCATCAGTGGCCGTCGGTCGTCTGACGTCGTTCCTTATGGCTGAGGAGCTCCAACCCAATgccatcaccatcaagcCCGCCCCCGAGGAGATGGGAGAGGAGACTGTTCTCGTACGCGACGCGACCTTCTCTTGGAATCGCCACGAGAACAAGCATGCGCTCAAAGATGTTGACTACACTGCCTACAAGGGCGAACTCTCCTGCATTGTCGGGAGAGTCGGTTCTGGCAAGTCATCATTCTTGTCTAGCATCCTCGGTGACCTGTGGAAGGTCAAGGGCGAAGTCGAAGTCCGAGGAACTGTTGCGTATGCCACCCAACAAAGTTGGATCCTGAACGCCACCGTGAAGGAGAACATTGTGTTCGGATATCGCTACGATTCTGAATTCTACGAGCGTACCGTAAAGGCCTGTGCTCTTCTGGACGATTTCGCTCAACTGCCAGATGGCGATGAGactgtcgtcggcgagcgtggTATTTCGTTGAGCGGAGGACAGAAAGCTCGTGTTGCTCTTGCTCGTGCTGTCtacgcccgcgccgacatTTACCTGCTGGATGACGTCCTGTCGGCCGTCGATTCTCACGTTGGCAGACATATTATTGACAACGTCCTCGGCCCCCGCGGTCTCTTATCTACAAAGACTCGAATCCTCGCcaccaacgccatcgccgtgctTCGCCAGGCCAGCTACATCACcctgctcaaggacggcgaagTCGCTGAAAAGGGTACTTACAACCAGCTGGTATCACGGAAGGGTCATGTTTTCGACCTCTTGCGGACTGCTGGCCACGACTCCAACGGCAGTGGATCGAGCAGTGCCAGCCCACCGTCAAGCGAGACCTCGACGGTCATCGAGCCTGAGACCGCGCAAGACAAGGAGGAAATGGAAGAGGCACTGGAAGCTGTCCCTGAAATGGCCCCTATTAAATCCGCGTCCATGGGCGACAAGCCGCGCTCCAGCAGCATGGCAACCCTGCGCCGAGCCAGTACTGCTAGCTTCAAGGGTCCTCGTGGGAAGCTCACTGATGAAGAGGTTGCTGGAAACACGAGAACTAAGCAAGCCAAGGAATTCGTCGAGCAAGGCAAAGTCAAATGGTCCGTCTATGGCGAGTACGCTAAAGAGAACAATCTGTTTGCCGTCGGTATCTACATACTGGCTTTGCTTGCGTCGCAGACAGCCAATATGG GTGGCTCCGTCTGGCTGAAGGAGTGGTCTGATCATAACCAAGAGACCGGTTCGAACGAGAACATTGGAAAGTACATCGGTATCTACTTTGTATTTGGCATCGGGTCCTCCGCCCTTACCGTCGTCCAAACCTTGATCCTTTGGATCTTCTGCTCAATCGAG GCGTCTCGCAAACTGCACGAGCGGATGGCCAATGCCATCTTCAGGTCACCTATGTCGTTCTTTGATACGACGCCGACAGGTCGCATCTTGAACAGATTCTCCAG TGACATCTACCGCGTTGATGAGGTTTTGGCGCGGACTTTTAATATGCTCTTTGTGAACCTGGCCAAGTCTGGCTTCACCTTGGTTGTCATCTCTTTTGGAACCCCAGCATTCATCGCTCTGATCATCCCGCTCAGTCTGGCGTACTACTTCATTCAGCGGTATTATCTGCGAACGTCACGCGAGCTCAAGAGACTGGACAGCGTCAGCCGCAGCCCGATCTACGCTCACTTCCAAGAGTCGCTCGGTGGCGTTACCACCATTCGTGCGtatcggcagcagcagagatTCGAGCTTGAGAACGAGTGGCGAGTTGATGCCAACCTCCGGGCTTACTACCCGTCGATCAGCGCCAACCGCTGGCTCGCCGTGAGGTTGGAGTTCATTGGAGGTGTCGTCATcctggctgctgccagcTTTGCCATCATCTCTGTCACCAATCACAGCGGGCTCAAGCCGGGCATGGTCGGTCTCTCCATGTCGTATGCGCTGCAAATAACTACTTCACTCAACTGGATCGTTCGCCAGaccgtcgaggtcgagacGAACATTGTCTCAGTGGAGCGCGTTCTGGAGTACGCCAGACTTCCCAGCGAGGCACCCGAGATCATTCCGGGCAAGCGCCCGCCGGTTGCTTGGCCTgccaagggcgaggtggACTTCAAGAACTACAGCACCCGCTATCGTGAGGGGTTGGACTTGGTCCTCAAGAACATCAGCCTTGACATCAAGTCTCATGAGAAGATTGGCGTTGTTGGGCGGACTGGCGCTGGCAAGTCCTCCCTGACTCTGGCCCTGTTCCGACTCATCGAGCCAGCCACCGGCAACATTGAcatcgacgacctcgacacATCGTCCATTGGCCTGTTGGATCTCCGCCGTCGGCTCGCCATAATCCCGCAAGATGCCGCTCTGTTCGAGGGCACCGTCCGTGACAACCTCGACCCCGGCCATGTCCATGACGACACGGAGCTCTGGAGTGTCCTCG ACCATGCCCGTCTCAAAGACCACATTGCCAATATGGATGGCGGTTTAGAGGCAAAGATCAATGAAGGAG GGTCCAACCTCTCGCAGGGCCAACGGCAGCTCGTCTCTCTTGCCCGTGCTATGCTCACGCCGTCCAACATCCTCGTGCTAGACGAGGCCACCGCGGCAGTCGACATTGAGACGGACGCGATGCTCCAGGCGACCCTGCGATCCCCCCTCTTCTCCAACCGGACCATCATCACTGTCGCACACCGCCTCAACACCATCCTCGACagcgaccgcgtcgtcgtcctcgacaagggcgaggtcgccgagttcgacacgcccgccgcgctgttCAAGAAGCAGGGCATCTTCTACGGGCTGATGAAGCAGGCCGGTCTGGAGATTGAATAG